CCATAAGTGGGTAAAATTGAGTTTTTTCTACCGATAATTCGCCAACAATAATCATATTTGAGACTACGAACAAATGAACGCAAAAAAGATATTTAAAAACCCTAAGATCGCAGTAATTGCTGGTGATGGTATTGGTAAAGAAGTCATGCCAGAAGGTGTTCGTGCTCTTGAGGCGGCTAACCGAAAGTTTGGTATTGGTATGCAGTTCGATCACTTTGATTTTGCAAGCTGTGACTACTATCTCAAGCATGGCAAGATGATGCCCGATGATTGGTTTGATACTTTAATGAAGTATGACGCCATTTTCTTTGGCGCAGTAGGAATGCCAGACATTCTTCCTGACCACGTTTCTTTGTGGGGGAGCTTGATCCAATTCCGCCGTGGCTTTGATCAATATGTGAATTTACGTCCTGTACGTTTATTACCAGGCGTTCCTTGCCCATTGGCTAATCGCAAACCAGGTGATATTGATTTCTTTGTAGTTCGAGAGAATACCGAAGGCGAATATTCTAGTGTTGGTGGAAAAATGTTCCCTGATACCGATCGCGAGTTTGTAATTCAGGAATCAATCTTTACAAGACAGGGCGTTGATCGTATTTTGCAGTACGCATTTGATCTAGCGCAGAGTCGCCCAAAGAAACACCTTACCTCAGCTACGAAATCTAACGGTATTGCAATTACCATGCCTTACTGGGATGAGCGAGTAGAAGCAATGTCTAAGAAATTTGCTGATGTCCGCACTGATAAATATCACATTGATATTCTGGCTGCGCATTTTGTCATGAATCCAGATCGTTTTGATGTCGTTGTTGCCAGCAATTTATTTGGCGATATCTTGTCGGATTTGGGTCCAGCTTGTACTGGTACGATTGCAGTCGCTCCATCAGGCAGCATTAATCCAGAAGGTAAATTTCCATCATTATTTGAACCGGTTCATGGTTCTGCACCAGATATTTATGGCAAGATGATTGCCAATCCTATTGGACAAATTTGGAGTGGGGCGATGATGCTGGATCACTTGGGTTATCCAGAAGCCGGTAATGCCATTTTCTCTGCAATTGAAAAAGTATTAGCAGTAGGTCCTGGTCATGCACCATTAACACCAGATTTAGGTGGTACTGCTAAAACTGATGACCTTGGTAAAGCGATTGCTGCTGCAATCTAATTGCATGGCTCATTAGGGGATGGCTCAGCCTTATGCGCCCTTACTCCAACAGATGCTGCTGGAGTTTCAAAATCAGCGTCTTGATTCGGCTGAGCGTTTAGCGCGCTCTATACTACGCGTTAACTCCAAAGATCTTGTAGCCCTTCAAGTTCAAGGTCTATGCATGGCAATGCAAGGTCGTGTTGCAGAGTCAATTAAGCCTTTTGCATTAGCCGCAACCCTTGATTCAAAAAATACTGAAATACTGACGAATCTAGCAAAGGCGCAGCATCAAACCGAGTTTTATGCTGAAGCTGTAGCATCATTTGAGAAGCTTAATAAGTTAATTCCTAATAATGTGCAGGTATTAACTGATTTAGGAACTTCATATGCAAAAAATAGACACTACAAAAAGGCAGAGTTAGCTTTTGATAGGGCTATTCAACTAGATCCTAGCTATTTTCTGGCTTGGTCAAATAAGGGAAATCTCTTTGCTGACCAAGGATATCCCGATAGCGCCATCAATTGTTTTGAGAAAGCGCTACAACTAAATCCAACTTATGCTGAAACATGGACTAATTACGGTAATGCTTTTTTTGATCTGGGTCGTTTTGATGAGGCATGTAAAGCTCATGATCAATCATTATTGTGTAATCCCGACTATGCGGAAGCATGGTTTAATAAGGGAAATTGCTTAATAGAGCTAAAGCAGGGAGAGTTAGCCTTGGAGAGTTATTCTAAGGCGTTTGAGCTTAAACAAAAGATTCCATTCTTAATTGGTCAGCTAATCAACTCGCTCGCTACTCAGTGCAATTGGGAAAGCATCGAAGTTTTATTGCCAATCGCTTTAAAAGCAGTTAGCGAGAACAAGCCAGCTGTACCGCCTTTTATTTTGCTTCAAACATCCGCTAACCTTGCATTGCAATATCAAGCGGCTCAAATATACCTTCGCGAACGCATACCATTTATTAATGACGCCACATTTGATCGTGTAAAAAAGTCTGGAAATCAAAAGATAAGGATTGGGTATTTCTCGTCTGACTTCAAAGAGCATCCCGTAGGCATCCTGATTGAAAACTTAATTAAGCTTCATGATCGATCCCGTTTTGAGATTTATGGATTCTTTTTAAGTAAAAAATCTGGGGATTTCCTTGAGAGTAGGCTGGTGGGATCCTTCGATAAGACATTTGATTTATTCGGCATTCATGATATTGAGGCTCAAAAGCAAGTTGTTGATCAGGGACTCGATATTGCCGTCGACTTAAATGGACATACTGCTGGCGCTAGAACAGGTTTATTCGCTAGAAAAATTGCCCCTCTGCAACTAAGTTATCTGGGCTATGCAGGCACGTCAGGCGCTAGCTTTTATGACTATTTAATCGCCGATCAAATTGTCATCCCAGAGTGGAATCAGAAGTTCTTTTCTGAAAAACTCGCCTATATGCCGAATTCTTTTTTTCCAGCAGATACCTTGCTTAGCCCCCAAGAATTTGGTCCGATTCCTACGCGCGTAGACCAAGGCCTCCCTGCGGATGGCTTTATATTCGCAAGTTTCAATAATTCCTACAAAATAACCCAGCAAATTTTTACAATATGGATGAATTTACTCAAAAAAGTTTCTGGCAGCGTGCTTTGGTTATCAAAGCCTTCTGATTTAGCTATTCAAAATTTGCGAGAATATGCTCAAAAGTTAGGAGTCGACCCGAATAGATTGGTATTCGCCAAACTAGTTCCAGCAAGGATAGATCATTTAAGTCGGCTTCGCTTAGCAGATCTATTTTTGGATACTCCACACTTTAATGCGCATACTACTGCGGCTGATACTTTATGGGCTGGAGTACCCGTGTTGACACAGATTGGCGAGACCTTTGCGGGTAGGGTGGCCGCAAGTCAGTTGACGGCTCTGGGTATGGGTGAGTTGATTACAAAAACCCCAGAAGAGTATTTTGCTAAAGCGCTAGAACTAGCCAATGATCCACAGGCACTAATAGAGTTACGCAATAAACAAGAAGCAAATCGATTCACGACACCATTGTTTAATACTAAGCAATACGTCAAAGATTTAGAGTCTTTATATAGCGATCTAATAGAGAAAAAATCTTAGTTACTTTAATTCGCTGGACTCCAAACTGAGTCTTTTTTGCTGGATTTAGCAATCTCTGCCAGAATCTTTTCATGTTGCTCAAGATCATCATTGCTGGCGGTCAAAACTTTTAGGCTTACTGGCAAAGCTTTTGCATGGCTATCTGAGTCTGCGCCTACGGTGTAATCAATTAAATCGATAGAGAGGTCCTCCTGACCTCGAGTCATCGCTATATAGACTTCAGCGAGAAGCTGGGCATCTAATAGCGCGCCGTGAAGGGTGCGATGTTCGTTGCTAATGCTAAAGCGATCGCAAAGAGCGTCTAAGGAGTTGCGCTTGCCTGGAAACATTTGTCGAGCATCTAGCAAGGTATCAATAATCTTCGATGCTAATCCTCTAAATGGAGGGCGCTTGAGAAGCGCAAATTCATTATCTAAAAAGCCTAAGTCGAAGGCCGCGTTATGAATGACAATCTCAGCGCCATCAACAAATTCAATGAGTTGCTCTACGATATTGCCAAATAATGGCTTATCCGATAAAAACTCTCGGGATAAGCCGTGAACTGCAAAGGCACCCGCATCAATATCGCGCTCTGGATTGATGTAATAGTGAAAGGTGCGATCCGTTAATCGTCGATCAATCACTTCAACACAACCAATTTCAATAATGCGATCACCCGTTGCCGGATTCAAGCCAGTGGTTTCAGTATCTAGAATAACTTGACGCATCAGGTTCCCTCAAGTACGGAAGGTGGAATTTCCATGGGTCCATTGCCAGCATATTTATCTAGGTAGAGATAAATCACGGGGGTAATGATCAGGGTTACAAATTGAGAGAAGATTAATCCACCTGCAACGCTAATACCTAGGGGCTGACGTAATTCAGCACCAGCGCCAATACCAAACGCAATAGGTAGTGCACCCATCAACGCAGCAAAGGTTGTCATCATGATTGGGCGGAAACGTAAGATGCAGGCTTCACGGATTGCTTTCTCAGGCGTCATGCCTTGGTTGCGTTGGGCATCTAGCGCAAAGTCAATCATCAAAATCGCATTCTTTTTAACAATACCAATCAAAAGCAAAATACCTATCGATGCAACAATAGTTAATTCAAAGCCAAAGATACGTAAAGAAAGAATTGCGCCAATGGCAGCTGACGGTAAGCCCGCCAAAATGGTAAGCGGGTGAATATAGCTCTCATAGAGAACGCCCAAAAGAATATAGATCACACCTAAAGCGGCAAAGATTAATATCAACTGACCAGATTGATTGCTCTTAAAGACTGCAGCATCACCGCCATAGCTCGTGATGATGGAGGGTGGCAGGCCAATTTGCTTGGTGTATTCCTCAATCTTTTTTGTTGCATCACCCAAAAATACATCGGGAGCTAAGTTAAATGACAGTGTTACTGCTGGAATTTGTCCTTGATGGTTTACTGCCGTTGGACCAATGGTGCGCGTGAAGCTCGCTAAGCTAGATAGAGGGATTAATTTATCTGTTGCGCGGCCACGTACAAAAATCTTATTTAAATCAGTCTCAAACTGACGATCGTCCTCAGAGGCCTCAAGTATGACGTAGTAAGTATTTACAGGGGTATAAATGGTTGAAACTTGCTTCTCGCCGTAGGAAGAGTAAAGCGCAGTTCGAATATCAGAAATGGAAACGCCAGCACTTGCTGCTTTCTCGCGATTAATATCAATCTTGACGTTCAGGCCCTTTAATTGAGAATCGCTAGTGACGTCGCGGAACATCGGATCAGCGCGCATTTTTTGCATGAGCTTATCAGCCCATTCATTAACGCCTTCAAATCCAACGCTTTGTAAAATGAATTGATAGCGAGATTTGCTATTTTTGCCGCCAAGTTGTAAGTTCTGAACAGGACGCATATAAACCTGTAGACCTGGCAGCTCTTTAAATTTAGCGCGTAGACCTTCCATGACCTTAGACATCTTCTGGCGATCGGCTTTGTCTTTCAAAATAATAAAAATACGGCCAGTATTGGTCCCAGAGCTAGCGCCACCACCAACAACCGAGATCGAGCTGGCAACGTTAGGGTCAGTATTTACAAGTTCTGCAGCTTTATCCTGCAATTCCAGCATCGCTTTAAAGGAAATATCTTCCGACGCTTCAGTAGTTGCCTGAATTTGTCCAATATCTTCTTCAGGGAAGAAGCCTTTTGGACTATTGACGAACAAAATAATAGTAATTACAAAAGTTGATGCCGCTCCCCATAGGACTTTCTTGCGATTTTGTAATGCAAGATCCAAGTAGTAGACATAAGTCCTTAGCATCCAATCAAATACTCGATCAAATTTCTTATTAATTGCGTATTCTTTGGCATGCTGGCCTGGCTTTGGCAAAAAACGACTGCAAAGCATGGGAACAACTGTTAAAGAAACAATTGCTGATACCAGGATAGAAAGGGAAACAACGACCGCAAATTCTCTAAACAGTAGACCAATAGGGCCAGCCATAAAGAAGAGTGGAATAAAGACTGCTACCAATGAAATAGAAATGGAGATGATGGTGAAGCCAACTTCTTTGCTGCCTTTTAGAGAGGCTTTCAGTGGATCCATGCCTTCTTCAACATAGCGCATAATGTTTTCTAGCACCACAATCGCATCGTCAACGACGAGACCAACAGCCAAAGTAATGCCCAGCAAGGAAATATTGTCTAGGCTGTAACCCAAAAAATACAACAAGAAGAAAGCGCCAATCAAAGAGATTGGCAAGCTAATTGAGGGAATAACGGTGGCTGATACGTGCTTTAAGAACAAGAATATTACGAGCACAACTAAGAGAACTGTTAGTGCCAATGTGTAATTAACATCATGAATTGCTTCAATAATCGATAGAGAGCGATCATTTAAGAGTTGAAGCTTGACCGATTCAGGCATTTGTTTTTGAAGCTCTGGTAACAATTGTTTAACAGACTTCACCACTTCAACTGTATTTGCGCTAGGCTGACGCAAAATGGCAATCGCAATTGAGCGCTCTCCATTGGCTGTTGCTAAAGTTTTAACATCCTCATAACTCTCTGTGACCTCGGCAATGTCTTTGAGGTAGATCGGTAAGCCATTCTTCTGGCTAATGATCAAATTACCAAATTCTTCTGGTCGAACTAATTGCGGGTTCGCATAAATGGTGATGGCTTGGCGGGGCCCATCAAGCAAGCCTACTGGACTATTAGCATTGGCCTTATTGATCGCAATTGCCACATCATCCATTGTGAGATTGCGATTTGCTAGCGCATCAGGATGAGCGCGCACACGCACGGCATAACGCTTCGCACCGTAAACCAATACCTGTGCAACGCCACTAATCGTAGAAATATTTGGCGAGAGAAGGTTCTCTGCATAGGCATTGAGGTCAGAAAGGTTGACCGAGGGAGAGCTAAGACGAACAACTAGTACAGGTGTATCAGCAGGGTTCACCTTACGATAAGACGGGGGAATCGTCATCTCGATAGGCAAACGCTTTTGTGCGCGTAATAGCGCTGCTTGAACGTCAACAGCTGCCTTATCAATATCTCGATCATTATTGAACTCAAGGGTAATGCTGGTGCTACCTAAAAAGTTCGTTGAGCTAATAACGGTAATGCCGTCAATGGTCGAAAATTCTTTTTCCAGTGGAAGCGCTACAGACGCAGCCATATTTTCAGGTGAAGCTCCTGGCAAGGACGCGCTGACAGAAATAATCGGTGAATTAAAACTAGGAAGGGCGGCTACCGGAATTTTTAAATAGGCAACTGTGCCGGCAATGACGGTTGCTACGGATAGCAACACGGTCATCACTGGCCGCCGAATACATAACTCGGATAGCGTCATTTTTTGTCTGTAGTGCTTGGAGTAGCTGGAGGTGTAGCCGATGCAGCAGGCTGCGCTGGTGCAGTCGGTGCTGGAGAAGGAGGCGATTCTGCTTTAGGCGCTGCTTTATCACTAGACTTCGCCTCACGTGTTTTGCCACCTGGACGAAGGTTTTGCTTTCCTTCTACAACCACCTTATCACCCGCTTGAATGCCGGTGATTACAGATGAGCCTTGATAGTCGTAAACCACCTTGACTGGTGCTAGGCTGGCTTTGCCTTCTTTATCCAAGGTGAAGACAAATTTACCACGAGGATTGATGACTACTGCCTGAGATGGTACAGATAGAGCATCTTTTAAATCACTGGCAACCAAAGATACACGAGCAAATTGACCTGGGAGTAATGTCATGGAGTCATTCGGAATTTGCGCTTTAACTCGGACAGCTGCAATGGATGGATCCACTTGGTTGTCTACAACTAATACGGTACCTTCATAGACCTTTTTACTAGAATCACCAACAGTGACTTTGACTTTTAATGGCTCACCATCCAACTGATTTTCGAGCAGGGTTGGAATATCCTTTTCCGGAATCACAAACTGCACATTGATTGGATTTAACTGAGTGATCGTCACCATCGATCCAACACTGGAGGTTGCGGTTGAGCTAGTTGCGGTAGTGACTACGTTGCTGGCTTGAACCAGTGAGCCAGGGAACACGTTAACAATGCCTGCACGGCCATCAATCGGTGAGCGGATGTAGTCAAATGAGAGTTGCACTTCGGCGGCTTTGGCGGCTGCTTGGGCTGATTTGGCATTGGCCAGGGAAGTCTCCAGTCCTGCCTTGGAAATGAAGTTCTTGGCTACCAACTCCTTGGCGCGTAAATATTGCTTTTGAGCATCATCGGCTAAAGCCTTAAGCTTTTCGTAATTAGCTTTGTCATTACGGTCATCCAGTGTGAACAGAAGATCGCCAGCTTTGACTTCTTGCCCATCCTTGATATTGATCTTGGCAACCGTGTTGGTAACCATAGGACGAATATCAACAATGCTATTTGAAATGATCGTTCCAGTAGCTTCAATAATGAGCGGTACATCTTTCTTCTCAACGATGACAGTTGTCACGGTTACTGGACCACCAGCTTTATCTGATGCTGGGAAAAAATAGTCATAGGCTTTGGATGCTGCGTAAAGCACGATGATGACCAGTAAGATGCGCCATTTAAATTTCACAACAAAAGCTTTGATTGTTGCGACATCGAGCTGTTTTAACTTGCTGACTTGAGGAGATGCTTTTTGCCAAAGTGCACACAAACGCGCTTTGCCAACATTCTTAAGTTGGCCTAACTTGGCGACTAACTGATCGAGAGAAGATTCTATTTTTGACACAGTCTCGTTTTTTCTAAGTTTTTTATAGTTTAAATGCGGTTTCTAGCTGCCTTAAAGCTTGCCCATTCTCTCATAAGCAGGCTTAAATAGTGCTTGGATGAGGCTTATGGGCTCTAGGGTAAAAATTCCTCAACCCCTTTGTTGGCAAGCTGGTCTGCCAGTTCGTTGCCTGGATGGCCATTATGACCGCGCACCCAATGCCAAGAAATCTCATGATCTGGCAGCAGGGCATCCAATTCTTGCCATAAATCCGCGTTTTTAACGGGATCCTTGCTGGCCGTTTTCCACCCCCGTTTTTTCCAGCCCTCAAGCCACTCGGTTACTCCTTTTTGGACATATTGAGAGTCTGTCCAAAGCTCAACTGAGCTTCTTTGCTTTAGTGCCTTAAGGGCAAAGATGACTGCACTGATTTCCATTCGATTATTGGTAGTGAGTTTTTCACCACCATGGATGTGTTTCTCATGATTGCCTGAGCGCAAAACTGCGCCCCAACCACCGGGGCCTGGATTACCTTTACATGCACCATCGGTGTAAATGACGATATGGGGTGGATGGTGGGTGGGTTTGTGGTGGGTCATCTCAGTAATTTACTGCTTCTGTCTATTCTTTAAAGAATCACGCAATTGATTGCGCTCTGCAGCAGGACTGAGTTGTGTAATGGCTGGTATCCGAACAGGCTGAACCTGGCCAATAAGGCGTATCCCTTTATGGCGCTTAATTGCTGATACTAGGAAGACCGCCCCAAATATCGGCCACCAACGGTTGCCCATGGATTCTAAGAAGTCCATCCTAGCCATAGAGGATTCACCATGAAGGGGAAGCTTGTAACAACCAAAGTTGCCGCGATCAAGTGAGTAATTTAAAAGTTGTAACCAGTCTTTCACGCGAATTAGGCTAATAAACTGACCATCTCTTGGAAGGTAAGGATTGCCAATTAATCTACTGAGATATTGCCTAGCACCCCATAAGCTTGCGGGATTAAATCCAGAGATCACAAGGCGACCTTCAGGGCGTAGAATGCGATCGACCTCACGCAAGATTTGGTGTGGATCTGCTGCAAACTCTAAAACGTGAGGCAGTACGACTAGATCAAGGCTCTCATTGGCAAAAGGAAGTTCTGAGGTATTTCCTTCTATCAAATGCCACTGGAATCTTGACGCATATTCACGACTGTCATTTGCATGCATTAATAGCGCCTGCAAAGGCATACGATTTTCACTCAGAGCATTCATTTGCGGTAGACCAATTTGTAGCGCATGAAAGCCAAATACATCGGCCACAATTTGATCAAAGCACTTTTGCTCCCAGCGCAGTACATATTGGCCAGGAGGCGACTGGAGCCATTTCTCCCAGGAGCTCCAAGGAGGTGCAGGCGTCTGTGAGGGGATGGGTGGGGTTGGTATCATCGGTCTATGGATAAGAATACTTTATTGCAAGTTTGGCCGATTCCGGCCTTTGATGACAACTACATCTGGTGTATCCACGATGGAAAGTCTGCTTTAGTGGTTGATCCAGGTGATTCTGCACCTGTTTTGGAGTATCTCGAACAGGCTCACCTCAAATTAAAGGGGATCTTGATTACCCATCATCATGCAGATCACACCGGCGGCATTTTGAACCTATTAAATTCACTGGGTCCAAAGATTCCGGTATACGGTCCTGTTGGCGACAATATTCCAGGGCGAACAGTAGTCGCTATGGAGGGCGATAAGATCGAGATCGACTTTCCGCGCATCAGTCTTAAAGTTTTTGAAGTGCCAGGCCATACATTAAGTCACATTGCTTATTTTGCAAACATGCAAGCCAATGTTGTCGAACCCATGCTGTTTTGTGGTGACACCTTATTTGCTTCAGGCTGTGGACGCTTATTTGAGGGGACGCCTACTCAAATGACGCAGTCACTCGCGAAGTTTGCAGCCTTGCCAAAAAATACATTGGTGTATTGCACTCATGAATACACGCTTTCCAATATTCGCTTTGCACTTGCCGTTGAACCGAACAACGTCAATTTAATTTCATGGTCGGAGCGAGCCCAAGAGCTAAGACAAAAGGGCTTGCCAACGCTACCAACAACGATCGGACAAGAGCTCCAAGTCAATCCTTTTATGCGTAGCGATCAAGCAGAAGTGATTGCATCAGCCAAATCAGTATCTAACCAAGCAGATCTACCAAGCCCAGCCCATGTCCTTGCTACTATCCGCGCCTGGAAAGACCGATTCTGATGCGTTTGGTCTATGCGGCACTCCTTATTGTCGCTTTTTTATCGGGTTGCGCTAGTACTGGAGATTGGTCTTCAGACATGCCTACGAAGTCAGGGTCAAAAGTCTCTAGAGCTACACGAGTTAATTTAAAGAATCAGTCTGTCAGCAAGGTCTATGCGCCTTCTGATAATTTATGGCTTCGTATACGGGATGGCTTTCAGATGGAGCCCATGAACAGCCCGCTGGAGATTGAGCAAGTACGTTGGTTGAGTGCAAGGCCTGACTATGTCCATCGATCCATGGCGCGCTCATCACGTTACTTGTTTTACATCGTCCAAGAAGTTAATGCACGCAATATGCCAACTGAGATTGCCTTACTCCCATTTGTGGAAAGTGCATTTGTAACTAACGCTAAGTCAAGCGCCAAGGCAGTTGGGCTATGGCAATTTATGCCAGCTACTGGAAAAGATTTTCAGTTGACGCAAAACGTCTTTCGGGATGAACGCAGAGATGTCTTGCAATCAACCGATGCCGCTCTAGATTACTTGCAACGCCTCAACAATCAATTTGGGAGCTGGGAGCTTGCATTAGCAGCCTATAACTGGGGTGCGGGCAATGTTGCTAAAGCTCAAAAACGAAATCTAGCTGCAGGCTTACCAACAGACTACGAGAACTTGACCATGCCGCGTGAGACCCGCATGTATGTGCCCAAGCTTATGGCTTATCGTGCGATCGTGCTGGACCCTTCTGCCTATGGCATTGTCTTGCCAGAATTAGAAAATCACCCGTATTTTGTTGCCGTTGATGTAGGTAGCGATATTGATGTTGCATTAGCAATCAAGTTGGCAGAAATTCCGGAAGAGGAGTTTCATAGCCTCAATCCTTCTTTTAATAAGCCGGTTATTCTGAGTAATGCCAATCAGCAAATCCTTTTGCCGTTTGGGCATGCGGAAATTTTCCAGGCCAATCTAAAAAATTACACCAAGCCACTATCTACGTGGACGGCGGTAAAAGTCAGCAAGACTGAAGGCGTCGATCAGGCAGCCAAGACCTTAGGTGTTGATGCAGATGCG
Above is a genomic segment from Polynucleobacter wuianus containing:
- a CDS encoding transglycosylase SLT domain-containing protein, translated to MRLVYAALLIVAFLSGCASTGDWSSDMPTKSGSKVSRATRVNLKNQSVSKVYAPSDNLWLRIRDGFQMEPMNSPLEIEQVRWLSARPDYVHRSMARSSRYLFYIVQEVNARNMPTEIALLPFVESAFVTNAKSSAKAVGLWQFMPATGKDFQLTQNVFRDERRDVLQSTDAALDYLQRLNNQFGSWELALAAYNWGAGNVAKAQKRNLAAGLPTDYENLTMPRETRMYVPKLMAYRAIVLDPSAYGIVLPELENHPYFVAVDVGSDIDVALAIKLAEIPEEEFHSLNPSFNKPVILSNANQQILLPFGHAEIFQANLKNYTKPLSTWTAVKVSKTEGVDQAAKTLGVDADALRQVNSIPKGMRIKAGSTVIIPKTGTRSGDVSSAMADNASLSLEKPPPPAPKCPKPAKGSKNAKAVKCAPAKSNNGAQTASSKGNSSSKNAASQHKSASTGLAKSAKNGSSSSSGSNTSTKGASKNP